The Pseudomonas azadiae genome includes a window with the following:
- a CDS encoding carbohydrate porin, whose protein sequence is MRPTLPLALLCSAMSTCALSAGLLAPNSPAMLGDWNGMRPQLAEQGYDFTLKYVGEVGSNLGGGYDSHTTARWSDQLILGVNMDLQKLLGWQDATLRIGIGERHGKDITNDRVHQPNATGLTSTMEVFGGGNAWRLSQLWYEQKFFDRKFALKLGRFGHGEDFDQFPCEFQNVTLCGSQEGNWNGVWNSFPISQWAVRAKYQFTDEFAVQVGAYDKNPGNAEASNGFKPFISGSQGTSFPIEVIWKGQIAGLNSEYHAGYYYANADTKDMLKDADGNYAASSQKPYRLYSSNDGWWLSGQQQLTTVDGNSKRGLNVFANLTMNDPDKSVIKNLIQVGLIYRGPFDSRPDDTFGIGASKLQVSDRYTRNTQMLNAANGVTDIDDPLYVPEQRREYSYEINYGVQATKWLMVRPNLQYVKYPGGLTQTTGAVVGGVQFIADF, encoded by the coding sequence ATGCGCCCCACCCTCCCCCTGGCCCTGCTGTGCAGCGCCATGTCCACCTGCGCCCTCAGCGCCGGCCTGCTCGCCCCCAACTCCCCCGCCATGCTCGGCGATTGGAACGGCATGCGCCCGCAATTGGCCGAACAAGGCTATGACTTCACCCTCAAATATGTCGGCGAAGTCGGCTCCAATCTCGGCGGTGGCTACGACTCACACACCACCGCACGCTGGAGCGATCAACTGATCCTCGGTGTGAACATGGACCTGCAAAAACTGCTGGGCTGGCAGGACGCGACCTTGCGCATCGGCATCGGCGAGCGCCATGGCAAGGACATCACCAACGACCGCGTGCACCAGCCCAACGCCACTGGCCTGACCTCCACTATGGAAGTGTTCGGCGGTGGTAACGCCTGGCGGCTCTCACAGTTGTGGTACGAGCAAAAGTTCTTCGACCGCAAGTTCGCCCTCAAGCTCGGACGCTTCGGCCACGGTGAAGACTTCGATCAATTCCCCTGCGAATTCCAGAACGTCACCCTGTGCGGTTCCCAGGAGGGCAACTGGAACGGCGTATGGAACAGCTTCCCCATCAGCCAATGGGCGGTGCGCGCCAAGTACCAGTTCACCGATGAGTTCGCGGTGCAGGTCGGTGCCTATGACAAGAACCCTGGCAACGCTGAAGCCAGCAATGGCTTCAAGCCGTTTATCAGCGGCTCCCAGGGCACCAGTTTCCCCATCGAGGTCATCTGGAAAGGCCAGATCGCCGGGCTGAATTCCGAGTATCACGCCGGCTACTACTATGCCAACGCCGACACCAAGGACATGCTCAAGGACGCCGATGGCAACTATGCCGCCAGCTCGCAAAAACCTTATCGGCTGTACTCCAGCAACGACGGCTGGTGGCTGTCGGGCCAGCAGCAACTGACCACGGTGGACGGCAATAGCAAGCGCGGGCTCAATGTGTTTGCGAACCTGACCATGAACGACCCGGACAAGAGCGTGATCAAAAACCTGATCCAGGTCGGCCTGATCTACCGTGGCCCATTCGACTCACGCCCGGACGACACCTTTGGCATCGGCGCCTCGAAACTGCAGGTCAGCGACCGCTATACCCGCAACACTCAAATGCTGAATGCGGCCAATGGCGTTACCGATATCGACGACCCGCTGTACGTCCCCGAGCAACGCCGCGAGTACAGCTACGAGATCAACTACGGCGTGCAAGCAACCAAATGGCTGATGGTGCGTCCCAACCTGCAATATGTGAAATACCCCGGTGGGCTCACGCAAACCACCGGCGCGGTGGTCGGGGGGGTGCAGTTTATTGCTGATTTTTAA
- a CDS encoding SAM-dependent methyltransferase, whose amino-acid sequence MSKQAQFMDVSTYRRALDTSFVHRYSHGEDEWSWDIGMAKAARVFLDALGPKPDQHILDVGVGRARDASEFILAGHRVTGLDIVENSSWPLLRKRWGERLSLVCSALQDWQPPAGEVFDGVLDNGCFHHQHPDEWSRYLANIRQYARPGALIGLNVFGVDASNPEPGWREMDNQRQGYFFTEQGVRDTLEAFGFTWQDLVVIERQHGEAVYLLALVRT is encoded by the coding sequence ATGAGCAAGCAAGCGCAATTCATGGACGTATCGACGTACCGCCGGGCGCTCGACACCTCATTCGTCCACCGCTACAGCCATGGTGAAGATGAGTGGTCCTGGGACATCGGCATGGCCAAGGCCGCCCGGGTTTTCCTCGATGCACTGGGGCCGAAGCCGGACCAGCACATCCTCGACGTGGGCGTTGGCCGTGCACGAGATGCCTCGGAGTTTATCCTGGCAGGGCACCGGGTGACCGGCCTGGACATCGTCGAGAATTCCAGCTGGCCGCTGCTGCGCAAACGCTGGGGCGAGCGTCTCAGCCTGGTGTGCAGCGCCCTGCAGGATTGGCAGCCACCGGCAGGGGAGGTGTTTGACGGCGTACTCGATAATGGCTGCTTCCATCACCAGCATCCGGATGAGTGGAGCCGTTACCTGGCCAATATCCGCCAGTATGCGCGCCCTGGCGCGCTGATTGGGCTCAACGTCTTCGGTGTCGACGCGAGCAACCCGGAGCCGGGCTGGCGCGAGATGGATAACCAGCGTCAAGGTTATTTCTTCACCGAACAGGGTGTGCGCGACACCCTGGAAGCGTTTGGTTTCACTTGGCAGGACCTGGTGGTGATCGAGCGTCAGCACGGTGAGGCGGTGTACCTGTTGGCGCTGGTTCGCACATGA
- a CDS encoding NAD(P)-dependent alcohol dehydrogenase, giving the protein MKRIQYSRYGGPEVMQVQDFELPSPGEGEVGVSVKFSAINPIDWKLRTGQMKIVTGRKFPRAMGMDFSGRVISVGTGVTRFKVGDSVFGLARFKESGAFGQALITKEAFLAHKPDDVSFEHAACLGTPGITAWNGLIDKAKLRAGQHVFVNGCAGAVGEAAVQIALMQGAVVSGSCSDRDMQRAKSLGMHTVYDYRNLQLSSIATRFDVVYDTAATLSISEGVATLKSGGVFLDLNPGPGKFVRAFFDRRLKMIIGSPRADILDQLAKAASDKRYNVRVAETVSMAEAIRLITELEKGRKLGGKGVIAME; this is encoded by the coding sequence ATGAAACGCATTCAGTACAGCAGATATGGCGGGCCAGAGGTCATGCAGGTCCAGGACTTTGAGCTTCCTTCCCCAGGCGAAGGTGAGGTCGGTGTCAGCGTCAAGTTTTCAGCGATCAATCCCATTGACTGGAAGCTGCGGACTGGGCAAATGAAGATCGTTACCGGTAGGAAATTCCCTCGCGCGATGGGAATGGATTTCTCTGGCAGGGTTATATCGGTCGGTACCGGCGTCACGCGATTCAAAGTCGGGGACTCGGTGTTTGGACTTGCCCGTTTTAAAGAAAGCGGAGCGTTCGGCCAAGCCCTTATCACAAAAGAGGCGTTTTTAGCCCATAAGCCGGATGATGTGTCATTCGAGCACGCCGCCTGCCTGGGCACCCCAGGTATAACTGCCTGGAACGGGCTTATAGACAAGGCCAAGCTGCGAGCCGGCCAGCATGTCTTCGTCAATGGATGCGCCGGAGCCGTAGGCGAAGCGGCTGTACAAATAGCGCTGATGCAGGGAGCCGTCGTCTCGGGCAGCTGCAGCGACAGGGACATGCAGCGAGCAAAGTCGTTGGGGATGCACACTGTTTATGATTATCGGAACCTGCAGCTATCAAGTATTGCCACTCGATTCGACGTGGTTTACGACACCGCGGCAACGCTGTCGATATCTGAAGGCGTTGCGACGCTAAAATCGGGCGGCGTATTTCTGGATCTAAACCCCGGCCCAGGCAAGTTTGTCCGCGCTTTTTTTGATCGCAGACTCAAAATGATCATAGGCTCACCGCGCGCCGATATATTGGATCAGCTTGCCAAGGCTGCCAGTGATAAGCGCTACAACGTCCGAGTAGCGGAAACCGTTTCGATGGCCGAGGCGATTCGACTTATCACTGAGCTTGAGAAAGGCCGTAAGCTCGGCGGTAAAGGTGTCATCGCGATGGAGTAG
- a CDS encoding class I SAM-dependent DNA methyltransferase, with protein MKESKEVYERISEQFEDFTTRASQRKVEVDTFRSMVGNVEGLRILDLACGHGFFSRQLKDWGAEKVHGVDISENMIYQARQANDGIAYEVRDVAKMGRIGTYDMVTAAWLFNYASSVDELSKMFQSAADNLKPGGQLVAYTANPSFELQKGNFTRYGIEVFDETPVAGGFRCNAQFMSSPPAPFTYYRWEQGVYEEAARVAGFNQLTWVAPLISEHSRTTMGAGYWQLFERNSLQIGLTCRK; from the coding sequence ATGAAAGAATCCAAAGAAGTGTACGAACGCATCAGTGAACAGTTCGAGGATTTCACCACCAGGGCCTCTCAACGCAAAGTCGAGGTCGACACCTTCCGTAGCATGGTCGGCAATGTCGAGGGCCTGCGTATCCTGGACCTGGCCTGTGGGCATGGTTTCTTCAGTCGCCAGTTGAAGGACTGGGGGGCGGAAAAGGTGCATGGCGTGGATATTTCCGAAAACATGATCTACCAGGCACGGCAAGCCAACGACGGTATCGCCTACGAAGTGCGGGACGTGGCGAAGATGGGCCGTATCGGCACCTACGATATGGTGACAGCGGCCTGGCTGTTCAACTATGCCAGCAGTGTCGACGAACTGAGCAAGATGTTTCAGTCGGCGGCCGACAACCTGAAGCCCGGTGGTCAATTGGTGGCCTACACCGCCAACCCGTCGTTCGAACTGCAAAAAGGCAATTTCACCCGCTATGGGATTGAGGTGTTCGATGAAACCCCGGTCGCCGGCGGGTTTCGCTGCAACGCGCAGTTCATGTCATCGCCCCCCGCACCGTTTACCTACTATCGCTGGGAGCAAGGCGTGTACGAAGAAGCCGCACGGGTAGCCGGTTTCAACCAGCTCACCTGGGTCGCCCCGCTGATCAGTGAACACAGCCGTACTACCATGGGTGCGGGGTACTGGCAACTGTTCGAGCGCAACAGCCTGCAGATCGGTTTGACCTGCCGCAAATAA
- the ribD gene encoding bifunctional diaminohydroxyphosphoribosylaminopyrimidine deaminase/5-amino-6-(5-phosphoribosylamino)uracil reductase RibD: protein MSLALARDMHFMRLALKLADRGAFTTAPNPRVGCVIANGDLLLGQGWHEWAGQAHAEVNALREAGVDARGATAYVTLEPCGGHGRTPPCADALIKAGVARVVIASVDRSQHEHHGVERLEAAGVQVEHLPCPEARELNQGFFSRTERKRPWLRIKLAMSLDGRTALGNGQSKWITSPEARDDVQVWRARACAVLTGSGTLLADNPRLTVRLPDPHTAFSAPLRVVLDQHLKGDANAHVLDGAAPTLVFHGPGAQPSHPPPAGVRFRQVGLDGEGLDLRQVMTVLAEEGCNEVQVEAGPVLCAAFAAAGLVDEWLVYIAPMFLGSDARPLLALDGLTDLGQAQRLSIIEQCLVGADIRVRLRPVSALA, encoded by the coding sequence ATGAGCCTGGCGCTGGCGCGCGACATGCACTTCATGCGGCTCGCCCTGAAACTGGCTGACCGGGGCGCCTTTACCACGGCGCCGAATCCCCGGGTCGGTTGCGTGATCGCCAACGGCGACCTGCTGCTTGGCCAGGGCTGGCACGAGTGGGCGGGGCAGGCTCACGCCGAAGTCAATGCGTTGCGCGAGGCGGGCGTCGATGCGCGGGGCGCCACCGCCTATGTCACCCTGGAGCCGTGCGGCGGTCATGGGCGCACGCCGCCCTGTGCCGACGCGTTGATCAAGGCCGGCGTGGCGCGGGTGGTGATCGCCAGTGTCGACCGCTCTCAGCATGAGCATCATGGTGTTGAGCGGCTTGAGGCGGCGGGGGTGCAGGTCGAACATCTGCCGTGCCCGGAGGCACGCGAGTTGAACCAGGGGTTTTTCTCGCGTACCGAGCGCAAGCGGCCGTGGTTGCGGATCAAACTGGCCATGAGCCTGGACGGTCGAACGGCCCTGGGTAACGGGCAATCCAAATGGATCACCTCGCCCGAGGCCCGGGACGATGTGCAAGTGTGGCGCGCCCGGGCCTGCGCCGTGCTCACCGGCAGCGGCACGCTGCTGGCAGACAACCCGCGCCTGACGGTGCGCCTGCCCGACCCACACACGGCGTTTTCCGCGCCGCTGCGGGTGGTTCTCGACCAGCACCTCAAGGGCGATGCCAATGCCCATGTGCTGGATGGCGCGGCACCGACCCTGGTGTTTCATGGGCCCGGCGCACAGCCGTCGCACCCGCCACCTGCGGGCGTGCGTTTCCGACAGGTCGGGCTGGACGGCGAAGGGCTTGATCTGCGGCAGGTCATGACGGTCCTGGCTGAGGAGGGGTGCAACGAGGTCCAGGTCGAGGCCGGCCCGGTATTGTGTGCCGCCTTTGCGGCGGCAGGCCTGGTGGATGAGTGGCTGGTCTACATCGCCCCGATGTTCCTGGGCAGTGATGCTCGGCCGTTGCTGGCGCTGGATGGCTTGACCGATCTGGGGCAGGCGCAACGGTTGTCGATCATCGAGCAATGCCTGGTGGGGGCGGACATTCGGGTGCGATTGCGGCCAGTCAGCGCCCTGGCGTGA
- a CDS encoding helix-turn-helix transcriptional regulator → MARSHRLFELMQVLRRHRRTVSGQTLARELGVSLRTIRRDVVTLQGMGADIEGEPGLGYILKPGFLLPPLAFTEEEIQALVVGAQWVSRQTDDKFALAVKNALAKINAVLPLDMRHTFDDETFYVGAHSNLSTSIDLSEVRFALRDQRKLLITLSISHAPADKQIIWPIMLGFIDAKRFLSAWCEGDNRFRVIAMDDIAKLEVLAERYSRNRRQLIKEWRAHEVLPCNGSGKEC, encoded by the coding sequence ATGGCCAGGAGTCACCGTTTGTTTGAGCTAATGCAAGTGCTGCGCCGACACCGTAGAACGGTGTCGGGCCAGACACTTGCGCGGGAGTTGGGCGTTTCATTACGCACCATACGTCGCGATGTGGTGACCTTGCAGGGGATGGGCGCCGACATCGAGGGCGAGCCTGGCTTAGGTTATATTTTGAAACCTGGTTTTCTGTTACCCCCGCTTGCATTTACAGAAGAAGAAATACAGGCGCTTGTAGTCGGTGCCCAGTGGGTCAGTCGTCAGACAGACGATAAATTTGCCCTCGCGGTAAAGAATGCGTTGGCCAAAATCAATGCCGTGTTGCCTCTGGATATGCGTCACACCTTTGACGACGAAACGTTCTACGTGGGCGCCCACTCCAACCTTTCCACTTCAATCGACCTGAGTGAAGTCCGATTCGCATTGCGTGATCAGCGCAAACTGCTTATCACCTTGTCGATATCCCACGCACCTGCAGATAAACAAATTATCTGGCCGATCATGCTGGGCTTCATAGACGCAAAGCGCTTCCTGTCGGCGTGGTGTGAAGGGGACAACCGTTTCCGCGTGATAGCGATGGATGACATCGCAAAACTGGAAGTGCTTGCCGAGCGCTACAGTCGTAACCGACGCCAGCTTATCAAGGAATGGCGAGCTCATGAGGTCTTGCCTTGTAACGGCTCTGGCAAGGAGTGCTGA